In Legionella sp. PATHC035, a genomic segment contains:
- the flgF gene encoding flagellar basal-body rod protein FlgF: protein MDPILYNAAGGGRIGFKRQEIIANNLANVNTPGFKADMYQAQTMYANMGGSDSGAAFAIQKQNALDLSPGDITTTGRNLDIAIEGNGWFAVSNGQGKEGYTKAGNLRLDVNGLLTTASGHPVLGNGGPISIPPAQEINIGADGTITIVPLGGDPNSAAVLDRIKLVTLDKNNIVKSSEGLYQLKNGGTPAAADASVQVRSGAIEGSNVNAIDQMVEMITSGREYDAHMKVMSTVEDNFLKLAQVLHE from the coding sequence ATGGATCCTATCTTATATAATGCTGCAGGTGGCGGACGAATTGGTTTTAAGCGTCAGGAAATAATCGCCAATAATTTGGCGAATGTAAACACTCCTGGATTTAAAGCGGATATGTATCAAGCTCAAACCATGTATGCAAATATGGGTGGATCGGACAGCGGCGCAGCCTTTGCGATACAAAAGCAGAATGCACTGGATCTGAGCCCTGGCGATATTACGACAACTGGACGAAACCTTGATATTGCAATTGAGGGTAACGGTTGGTTTGCAGTGAGTAATGGACAGGGCAAAGAGGGGTATACAAAGGCTGGAAATTTACGCTTGGATGTCAATGGGTTATTAACAACTGCCTCTGGGCATCCTGTTTTGGGTAATGGGGGACCTATTTCAATTCCTCCAGCTCAAGAAATAAACATTGGTGCTGATGGTACGATTACAATTGTGCCACTCGGTGGCGACCCCAATAGCGCCGCAGTATTAGATAGAATTAAGCTTGTTACTCTAGATAAAAATAATATTGTTAAGAGTTCAGAGGGGCTTTACCAATTAAAAAATGGTGGTACTCCCGCTGCTGCTGACGCCAGTGTTCAGGTACGAAGTGGTGCTATTGAAGGCTCGAACGTTAACGCGATTGATCAGATGGTAGAAATGATTACCTCTGGGCGTGAGTATGAT
- the flgE gene encoding flagellar hook protein FlgE: MIFDAALSGLQAATSNLDVIGNNIANSSTVGFKGSRADFGDIYSFGGYGSFGAGSTSIGGGVMLTSVQQQFASGNLTNSTNSLDLAVNGSGFFILENPGGGTVYTRAGQFSLDNQNYITNANGQYLTGLLTDGQGNITGTSGKLQINTANISPKASSTVNTGVNLNSQSTAPAVDWTGGATPLSSSYNNPTSLTIYDSLGNSHVLSMYFIKADSAAASGQPNAATPPGTQNQWYVAFQIDNQDVPPIAGTGNTANLFEMNFNTDGTFVGVASPGGAPIANNLIPLAFNLNNGADPLSLSIDLTNSTQFGSPFAVQSTSSNGYTTGSLASLNIDDSGLILGIYTNGQSLAMGQIQLANFADPTGLQNVGNVSWAQTAASGQPLIGVGTTGGLGAIKSGMLEQSNVDLTSELVDLISAQRDFQANAQSIRAGDAITQTIINMR, from the coding sequence ATGATTTTTGACGCAGCGCTAAGTGGACTTCAGGCAGCAACAAGTAATTTGGACGTTATAGGAAATAATATCGCAAACTCTTCTACAGTAGGATTTAAAGGATCGCGAGCAGATTTTGGTGATATTTACTCATTTGGTGGTTACGGTAGCTTTGGTGCAGGCAGTACATCCATCGGTGGTGGGGTAATGTTAACTTCGGTTCAACAACAGTTTGCATCAGGAAATTTGACTAATAGTACAAACAGTCTGGATTTGGCAGTGAACGGTTCTGGATTTTTTATTTTGGAGAATCCAGGAGGCGGGACAGTCTATACACGTGCTGGTCAGTTTAGCTTGGACAACCAAAATTATATTACCAATGCTAATGGACAATATCTTACTGGACTACTTACGGATGGACAAGGAAATATCACTGGGACATCAGGGAAATTACAGATAAATACAGCAAATATAAGTCCTAAGGCAAGCAGCACAGTGAACACCGGGGTTAATTTGAATTCGCAAAGTACAGCCCCAGCAGTTGACTGGACTGGTGGCGCAACACCGCTTAGTAGCTCGTATAATAATCCTACGTCCTTGACTATTTACGACAGCCTAGGAAATTCTCACGTATTGAGTATGTATTTTATCAAAGCTGACTCTGCTGCGGCATCAGGACAACCTAATGCTGCAACTCCTCCAGGCACACAAAATCAATGGTATGTTGCATTCCAAATCGACAATCAAGATGTTCCTCCTATTGCAGGGACTGGCAACACCGCGAACCTGTTTGAGATGAATTTTAATACGGATGGAACTTTTGTAGGAGTTGCGAGTCCTGGAGGCGCTCCTATAGCCAATAATCTCATTCCATTGGCATTTAATCTAAATAATGGTGCTGATCCTTTAAGTTTAAGTATTGATTTAACAAACAGCACGCAGTTTGGTAGCCCATTTGCTGTTCAATCAACCTCATCAAATGGTTATACAACTGGAAGTTTGGCGAGCTTGAATATTGATGACAGCGGACTAATTCTGGGTATTTATACCAATGGTCAGTCCTTGGCTATGGGGCAGATTCAATTAGCTAATTTTGCTGATCCTACAGGCTTACAAAATGTAGGGAATGTTTCTTGGGCACAAACTGCAGCTTCAGGTCAGCCTTTGATCGGAGTGGGCACAACAGGTGGATTAGGTGCGATTAAATCGGGTATGTTGGAGCAATCTAATGTGGATTTGACCAGTGAATTAGTCGATTTAATTAGTGCACAACGTGATTTCCAAGCGAATGCGCAGTCCATTCGTGCAGGGGATGCGATCACACAGACAATTATTAATATGCGTTAG
- a CDS encoding flagellar hook assembly protein FlgD: MTTNSVNGTNASNLPYNQIDSSAKKSLGQQDFLRLMVAQIQNQDPMQPQVNGEFLSQLAQFSTNDGVTKMQESLQQMATSLQSNQALQASALVGRKVLVNSNTLQLGAEGDSKAAVDIPPGLSNLSASIYSDTGELIKTISLGQPTPGFFQFSWDGTGGDNNRVKEGKYKVDVHAVYGGKEVSLKTMTSANVDSVSLGQNGEGLKLNVAGVGPISLDQVRQISV; encoded by the coding sequence ATGACAACAAATTCGGTTAATGGGACGAACGCATCGAATCTACCGTATAATCAAATTGATTCTTCAGCAAAGAAAAGTTTGGGACAACAGGATTTTCTACGTTTGATGGTCGCTCAAATTCAAAATCAGGATCCCATGCAACCTCAGGTGAATGGTGAATTTTTATCCCAGTTGGCTCAGTTTAGCACCAATGATGGGGTTACTAAAATGCAAGAATCATTACAGCAGATGGCTACCTCGCTCCAATCAAATCAGGCGTTACAAGCGTCAGCTTTGGTTGGTCGTAAGGTTTTGGTCAATAGTAATACCCTTCAATTGGGTGCAGAGGGTGATTCAAAGGCAGCAGTAGATATCCCACCAGGTCTCAGTAATTTGAGTGCCTCTATTTACTCAGATACTGGAGAACTTATAAAGACAATTTCCTTAGGCCAACCTACACCTGGATTTTTTCAATTCAGCTGGGATGGTACGGGCGGAGACAATAATCGCGTAAAAGAAGGTAAATATAAGGTAGATGTCCATGCCGTTTATGGAGGGAAAGAGGTGTCTTTAAAAACAATGACCTCTGCAAATGTTGATAGCGTAAGCCTTGGTCAAAATGGTGAAGGCTTAAAATTAAATGTTGCAGGAGTTGGACCAATATCATTGGATCAGGTAAGACAAATATCAGTTTAA
- the flgC gene encoding flagellar basal body rod protein FlgC, translating into MTLGAIFNIAGSALTAETARLTTSAENMSNANVESGNANEVYKAKYPIFKAVQEHANQWMGEQISGGVQLKGTYETTSDPIKRYAPDNPLADKQGFVYTPNVNYVEEMANVISASRSYQMDVELLNTTKQLMQRTLKLGE; encoded by the coding sequence ATGACATTAGGCGCGATATTTAATATTGCAGGTTCCGCATTAACTGCTGAGACAGCGCGTTTGACGACTAGCGCTGAGAACATGAGTAATGCTAATGTAGAGTCAGGTAATGCGAATGAAGTTTATAAAGCAAAATATCCTATTTTTAAAGCAGTTCAGGAACATGCGAATCAATGGATGGGAGAACAAATATCAGGAGGCGTTCAGCTAAAAGGGACTTATGAGACGACTTCGGACCCTATAAAGCGCTATGCACCTGATAATCCCCTAGCGGACAAACAAGGTTTTGTTTATACACCGAATGTAAATTATGTTGAAGAGATGGCAAACGTAATTTCAGCTTCAAGGTCATATCAAATGGATGTTGAATTGCTTAATACAACAAAACAGCTTATGCAGCGTACCTTAAAGCTGGGTGAATAA
- the flgB gene encoding flagellar basal body rod protein FlgB: MALDLDTYFGIHAKALVAREHRASQLANNLANANTPNYKAQDIDFNEFLAASMAGGAQKMQVTSPEHINANADFSANLKYRVTSQMSLDGNTVDKDLETTEFAHNSLNYQASLSFLDNKIKSMMLALKGE, encoded by the coding sequence ATGGCGTTAGATCTTGATACCTATTTTGGAATACACGCTAAAGCCTTAGTAGCACGCGAACATAGAGCTTCGCAGTTGGCAAACAATTTGGCTAATGCCAATACGCCGAATTATAAAGCTCAAGATATCGATTTCAATGAGTTTTTAGCTGCCAGTATGGCTGGTGGAGCACAAAAAATGCAGGTTACCTCGCCAGAACACATTAATGCGAATGCCGATTTTTCAGCGAATTTGAAATATCGAGTGACTTCGCAAATGTCATTAGATGGGAATACGGTAGATAAAGATTTAGAAACCACAGAATTTGCACATAACTCGCTTAACTATCAGGCTAGCCTGAGTTTTCTTGATAATAAAATTAAATCCATGATGCTGGCGTTGAAAGGAGAATAA
- the hemF gene encoding oxygen-dependent coproporphyrinogen oxidase — protein MSQDNTLPEHAIHQVKTYLLQLQNTICSRLENLDGQARFIEDAWERPSGGGGITRVLTQGSVFAKAGVNFSHVSGEKLPASASAHRPELAGRHFNALGVSLVIHPDNPYVPTSHANVRFFLAEKEGADPVWWFGGGFDLTPYYGFEEDCIHWHQTALRACQPFGKSIYPHFKQWCDDYFFIKHRNEARGIGGLFFDDYNEISFDHSFSLMQSIGNHYIEAYAPIVERRKSHPFGEREKAFQNYRRGRYVEFNLVYDRGTLFGLQSNGRTESILMSLPPEVTWEYNWQPAAQSAEAKLYTDFLPARDWLASRQPLKLD, from the coding sequence ATGTCACAAGACAACACCCTTCCTGAACATGCGATACACCAAGTAAAAACCTATCTGCTGCAATTGCAAAATACCATTTGTTCGAGACTTGAAAATTTGGATGGCCAAGCTCGATTTATTGAAGATGCTTGGGAGCGTCCTTCTGGAGGTGGTGGAATTACCCGTGTTTTGACTCAAGGTTCCGTCTTTGCAAAAGCAGGTGTCAATTTTTCCCACGTCTCTGGAGAAAAACTTCCTGCCTCAGCCAGTGCACACCGTCCCGAATTAGCAGGAAGACACTTTAATGCCCTTGGTGTCTCGTTAGTCATTCACCCTGATAATCCTTATGTACCCACGTCACATGCGAATGTTCGTTTTTTTCTTGCAGAAAAAGAAGGCGCTGACCCCGTTTGGTGGTTTGGTGGTGGATTTGATTTAACCCCCTATTATGGATTTGAAGAAGATTGCATCCATTGGCATCAAACTGCATTACGTGCCTGCCAACCTTTTGGCAAATCGATTTATCCTCACTTCAAACAATGGTGTGATGATTATTTTTTCATCAAACATCGAAATGAAGCGCGTGGTATTGGTGGTTTATTTTTTGACGATTATAATGAAATAAGTTTTGATCATAGTTTTTCCCTGATGCAAAGCATAGGCAATCACTACATTGAAGCTTACGCGCCCATAGTGGAGCGTCGCAAATCCCATCCCTTTGGTGAAAGAGAAAAAGCATTCCAAAATTATCGAAGAGGACGCTATGTAGAATTCAATTTAGTCTATGACCGCGGTACTTTATTTGGATTACAGTCCAACGGCAGAACCGAATCCATTTTAATGTCCTTACCCCCCGAAGTCACGTGGGAATACAACTGGCAACCTGCAGCACAGAGTGCGGAAGCGAAACTTTATACTGATTTTCTGCCAGCGCGTGATTGGTTAGCCTCGAGACAACCATTGAAATTAGATTAG
- a CDS encoding MFS transporter, which produces MGFGVFYLLKKRIFLPFFLTQFFGAFNDNAFKLAMLTLISYHLTHDQAQSEFYQAIAGALFITPFFLFSATAGQLADKYDKTLVTRVIKILELFLMIIGSFSLYFGNIFLMMITLTGLGIHSTFFGPIKYAILPDHLPKNELLGATGLIDASTFIAILVGTTMGTLSIGANNPKPYMAVFLTVIVALAGLTSSMLIPRAPSTSKSIKVDIQIWRATYQMLKLATEHFGILLCILILSWFWLLGTVILTKLPDYTNYVLGANNTVFALFLALFSLGIAFGSLAVNSIFQGRINLAMVPWAMFAFTCFSMDLYWASPNAMEQNTLLSLDTFFTHFNHWRIAFDLFMLAFSSGFFLVPLYTYLQVMSPPDSRARIIATNNIYNSLFMVVGTFMVIGLLHFSAAIPQIFFILSLLNAIAAALARIYLRRVALP; this is translated from the coding sequence ATGGGCTTTGGTGTTTTTTACCTTTTGAAAAAGCGAATTTTCTTGCCTTTTTTTCTTACCCAGTTTTTTGGCGCTTTTAACGATAATGCATTCAAATTAGCGATGCTCACCTTGATTAGCTATCACTTAACCCATGACCAAGCTCAATCTGAATTTTATCAAGCAATAGCAGGTGCTTTATTTATAACGCCTTTTTTTCTTTTTTCAGCCACTGCCGGACAATTAGCGGATAAATACGATAAAACTTTAGTGACCAGGGTGATTAAAATATTAGAATTATTTTTAATGATTATTGGGAGCTTTTCTCTATATTTTGGCAATATTTTTTTGATGATGATAACCCTGACCGGCTTAGGCATTCACTCAACATTTTTTGGACCCATAAAATATGCCATTCTTCCCGATCATTTACCCAAAAATGAGTTATTAGGTGCAACAGGTCTTATTGATGCAAGTACCTTTATTGCTATATTAGTAGGAACTACCATGGGTACCTTATCCATCGGAGCAAATAATCCCAAACCTTACATGGCAGTATTTTTAACGGTGATTGTTGCTCTTGCTGGGTTAACTTCAAGCATGTTGATACCCAGGGCTCCTTCGACATCCAAATCGATTAAGGTTGATATCCAGATTTGGCGTGCCACTTATCAAATGTTGAAGCTGGCTACCGAGCATTTTGGTATTTTATTATGTATTTTAATTTTATCTTGGTTTTGGCTGTTAGGGACAGTAATCCTTACTAAACTACCGGACTACACGAATTATGTTTTAGGAGCAAATAATACTGTTTTTGCACTATTCCTGGCATTGTTTTCATTAGGCATAGCATTCGGCTCTCTAGCGGTTAATTCTATTTTTCAAGGCCGGATTAATCTGGCTATGGTTCCTTGGGCTATGTTTGCCTTTACTTGTTTTTCAATGGATCTGTATTGGGCCTCACCTAATGCAATGGAACAAAATACTTTACTCTCTTTAGATACCTTCTTCACACACTTTAATCATTGGCGGATTGCTTTTGACTTGTTTATGTTGGCCTTTAGTTCAGGTTTCTTTCTTGTTCCCCTGTATACTTATTTACAGGTGATGAGTCCACCCGACTCTAGAGCACGAATTATTGCGACCAATAATATTTATAACTCGTTATTTATGGTTGTGGGGACATTTATGGTCATTGGTCTCTTGCATTTTAGCGCGGCAATTCCACAAATTTTTTTCATTTTAAGTCTACTCAACGCCATAGCTGCAGCTCTTGCTCGCATTTATTTAAGAAGGGTGGCTTTGCCATGA
- the fabD gene encoding ACP S-malonyltransferase → MTIYMFPGQGSQAKGMGIELFSYFPEQIKQADEVLGYSIKELCLEDPKQQLSHTEYTQPALYVIEALSFLARAAEEPMPEYLIGHSLGEYAALFAAGAFDFITGLKLVQKRGELMAQASGGGMLAVINLTEDRIKFLLKVNGLDSVDFANFNSPKQIVLSGPAVDIAKANELLASEALMCVPLKVSGAFHSRYMQSAADEFAKFIAPFQFAPLQSQVLANVSSEPYSDNTVKDNLVKQITHPVRWTETIRYLKNQGETVFIEVGPGNVLTRLVAQI, encoded by the coding sequence ATGACTATCTATATGTTTCCTGGGCAAGGTTCCCAGGCAAAAGGAATGGGAATTGAATTATTTTCATATTTCCCTGAACAAATAAAACAAGCTGATGAGGTTCTAGGATACTCAATTAAAGAATTATGTTTAGAGGATCCAAAACAGCAATTAAGTCATACCGAATACACTCAACCTGCCTTATATGTTATTGAAGCCCTTTCTTTTTTAGCCAGAGCAGCGGAAGAACCAATGCCAGAATATCTCATTGGACATAGTCTAGGAGAATATGCTGCATTATTTGCTGCGGGTGCTTTTGATTTTATTACTGGGTTAAAACTGGTGCAAAAACGTGGCGAGTTGATGGCGCAGGCTAGTGGGGGAGGAATGCTTGCTGTCATTAATTTAACCGAGGATCGAATCAAGTTTTTACTTAAAGTTAATGGATTGGATTCTGTGGATTTTGCTAATTTTAACTCGCCCAAACAAATAGTCCTTTCAGGTCCTGCTGTCGATATTGCCAAAGCGAACGAACTACTTGCCAGTGAGGCGTTGATGTGTGTGCCCTTAAAAGTGAGTGGCGCTTTTCATTCGCGTTATATGCAATCAGCTGCTGATGAATTTGCAAAATTTATTGCCCCTTTTCAGTTTGCCCCGCTTCAATCGCAAGTGCTCGCTAATGTCTCATCAGAACCTTACAGCGACAATACAGTTAAAGATAATTTGGTGAAGCAAATAACTCATCCTGTACGCTGGACTGAAACAATTCGCTATTTAAAGAATCAAGGTGAAACAGTCTTTATCGAGGTGGGGCCCGGAAATGTGTTGACTCGCTTGGTCGCGCAAATTTGA
- a CDS encoding GNAT family N-acetyltransferase: MNTIETPRLFLRAWSDEDIAPFFSMNQDPKVMEFMPNLWTMDMVTSFIERMNTQLAEAHYTLWAVEQKSTHQFMGFIGLNSPVWEAHFTPCVEIGWRLAFSFWGRGYATEGAKAVLNYAFNVLNLKEIVAFTVPDNLRSQRVMEKLGMVRDEQGDFLHPKIDPVNSLAKHYLFRITNNRDD, from the coding sequence ATGAACACTATCGAGACACCTAGGCTATTTTTAAGAGCTTGGAGCGATGAGGATATCGCTCCATTTTTTTCTATGAATCAAGATCCTAAAGTGATGGAGTTCATGCCTAATCTATGGACTATGGATATGGTGACTTCTTTTATAGAACGGATGAATACTCAACTCGCTGAAGCCCATTATACTTTATGGGCTGTTGAACAAAAAAGTACACACCAATTCATGGGGTTTATTGGCTTAAATAGTCCAGTTTGGGAAGCACATTTTACACCCTGTGTAGAAATCGGATGGCGTTTGGCATTTTCTTTTTGGGGTAGGGGTTATGCAACTGAGGGAGCCAAGGCTGTTTTGAATTACGCTTTTAATGTTTTAAATTTAAAAGAAATAGTTGCCTTTACCGTACCTGATAATTTACGTTCCCAACGCGTTATGGAAAAGCTTGGAATGGTTCGAGATGAGCAGGGAGATTTTCTTCACCCCAAAATTGATCCTGTCAATTCTTTGGCGAAACACTATTTATTTAGGATAACTAATAACCGGGATGATTAG
- a CDS encoding PhzF family phenazine biosynthesis protein translates to MKNLPIYQVDAFASSLFEGNPAAVCPLDNWLTDNEMQKVAAENNLSETAFFVPQEEGFYIRWFTPNEEVALCGHATLATAHVIFNQLGFKGEEIKFNCKSGRLIVRKHGDGLMMDFPALPYYSIELSPELHLLNLKKPQKVFKSQFDLMFVYENESDVSDAEPDLDAVARLDYRGLILTAPGQNSDVYSRCFYPGCNVPEDPVTGSAHCVIAPYWCEQLGKSHIDAMQGGNRQGKLQCEVKEGRVFLYGTSHLYLQGTIYLP, encoded by the coding sequence ATGAAAAATTTACCAATTTATCAAGTGGATGCATTTGCATCCAGTCTTTTTGAAGGTAATCCAGCAGCAGTTTGTCCTTTAGATAATTGGCTCACAGATAATGAAATGCAAAAAGTTGCTGCAGAAAATAACTTATCAGAAACGGCTTTTTTTGTTCCTCAAGAAGAGGGGTTTTATATAAGATGGTTCACGCCCAATGAAGAAGTTGCATTATGTGGCCATGCTACGCTAGCTACGGCGCATGTCATTTTTAATCAATTAGGATTTAAGGGAGAAGAAATAAAATTTAATTGCAAGAGTGGGAGGCTCATTGTACGCAAGCACGGAGATGGATTAATGATGGATTTTCCAGCATTACCCTATTATTCAATTGAACTTTCTCCCGAGCTGCACCTGTTAAATTTAAAAAAACCTCAGAAAGTCTTTAAAAGTCAGTTTGATTTAATGTTTGTTTATGAAAATGAAAGCGACGTGAGCGATGCAGAGCCTGATTTGGATGCGGTAGCCCGTTTGGATTATAGAGGTTTAATTTTAACTGCCCCAGGTCAAAATAGTGATGTTTATTCACGCTGTTTTTATCCTGGATGTAATGTTCCAGAAGATCCAGTAACGGGTTCTGCACATTGCGTTATTGCACCTTATTGGTGTGAACAACTCGGTAAATCACATATCGATGCGATGCAAGGAGGTAACCGCCAAGGCAAGCTGCAGTGTGAGGTTAAAGAAGGGCGTGTGTTTCTTTATGGAACGAGTCATCTTTATTTACAAGGTACAATTTATTTGCCATGA
- a CDS encoding cold-shock protein — MSQRETGHVKWFNEKKGFGFIINENGDDIFVHYKDIQGVGFKTLHENDPVSFVLDKGPKGLKAQDVTIITE; from the coding sequence ATGTCGCAAAGAGAAACGGGCCATGTAAAATGGTTCAATGAGAAAAAAGGATTTGGATTTATTATTAATGAAAATGGCGATGACATTTTTGTTCATTATAAAGATATCCAAGGTGTTGGATTTAAAACTCTTCATGAAAATGATCCAGTTTCCTTTGTGCTTGATAAAGGACCAAAAGGGTTGAAGGCACAAGACGTTACAATTATTACTGAATAA
- the pyrE gene encoding orotate phosphoribosyltransferase encodes MNQMKSAFIKLALDCQVLKFGEFTLKSGRISPYFFNAGLFYQGNALRQLGQFYAKTLTEQKAQFDHLFGPAYKGLPLATATAIALAEFGQETTVTFNRKEVKDHGEGGQLIGAPLTGRTIIVDDVITAGTAFRESQILIKENGGQLTGVIIALDRCERGVSQNSALAEIKAQGIDVYSIITLFDLIDYLKSVNQHDQVKKLEDYQALYGVSL; translated from the coding sequence ATGAATCAGATGAAATCAGCTTTTATAAAATTAGCACTTGATTGCCAAGTATTAAAATTTGGTGAATTTACTTTAAAGTCAGGTCGGATCAGTCCTTACTTTTTTAATGCAGGATTATTTTATCAAGGAAATGCTTTACGGCAATTGGGACAATTTTATGCAAAGACGCTCACCGAACAAAAGGCTCAATTTGACCATTTGTTTGGACCAGCCTATAAGGGGTTACCTCTTGCCACCGCCACAGCAATAGCCTTGGCAGAATTCGGTCAAGAAACTACCGTTACTTTTAACCGTAAAGAGGTAAAAGATCATGGTGAAGGAGGTCAATTAATTGGCGCTCCATTAACTGGAAGAACGATTATCGTTGATGATGTCATTACTGCAGGCACAGCGTTTAGAGAGTCTCAAATTTTAATTAAAGAAAATGGAGGGCAATTAACTGGAGTAATCATCGCACTCGATCGCTGCGAACGTGGAGTATCTCAAAACTCAGCATTAGCTGAAATTAAAGCTCAAGGGATTGATGTTTATTCCATTATCACCTTATTTGATTTAATCGACTACTTAAAAAGTGTCAATCAACACGACCAGGTTAAAAAGCTTGAGGATTATCAGGCACTTTATGGTGTTAGCCTATAA
- a CDS encoding YerC/YecD family TrpR-related protein, producing the protein MKTHTTIKHSALPDLMHALSLLENKEEALQFFTDLCTPAELEAMADRWQVVPLLRQGIPYRTIHEQTGVSVTTITRVARCLSFGTGGYELIAKRLESS; encoded by the coding sequence ATGAAAACACATACTACGATAAAACATTCTGCTCTCCCTGATTTAATGCATGCCCTCAGCTTGCTTGAGAATAAAGAAGAAGCATTACAGTTTTTTACTGATCTATGCACCCCAGCTGAATTGGAAGCGATGGCAGATCGGTGGCAGGTCGTTCCTTTGTTGCGACAAGGTATCCCCTATCGCACCATTCATGAACAAACGGGGGTCAGTGTAACCACCATAACCCGTGTGGCGCGCTGTTTAAGTTTTGGTACAGGCGGTTATGAATTAATCGCCAAGAGATTGGAGTCATCGTGA
- the hisG gene encoding ATP phosphoribosyltransferase → MKNRLRLALQKKGRLSEESLSLLQRCGLKFRIKPNSLLTHVDNFPIDLLFVRDDDIPTLVFDGLCDGGIVGENVLFEAALANPTKSYKISAALGTCTCRLSIAVPESTDYRGPGSLDGKRIATSYPNLLNQYLRNKKICAESLVLSGSIEVAPRMGMADAICDLVSSGQTLEENKLYEVDTVLSSQAVLIQSDERPSCMFQELFDMLSRRIQSVQQAQERKYIVFHAPKSALEAIAEKLPGAESPTILPLPGTMNKVAVHVVSSERVFWNTLETIQTLGASSILVLPIEKMLE, encoded by the coding sequence GTGAAAAATCGTTTACGTTTAGCCTTGCAGAAGAAGGGGCGCTTATCAGAAGAGTCGTTAAGTCTTTTACAGCGATGCGGTTTAAAATTTCGTATCAAACCCAATAGCTTGCTCACCCATGTTGATAATTTTCCTATTGATTTACTGTTTGTACGTGATGATGACATTCCTACTTTGGTATTCGATGGCCTATGTGATGGCGGCATCGTTGGTGAAAATGTCTTATTTGAAGCAGCGCTTGCGAATCCAACCAAATCATACAAAATTTCAGCTGCATTAGGCACTTGTACTTGCCGTTTATCTATAGCTGTCCCTGAATCCACAGATTATCGAGGTCCTGGGAGTTTAGATGGTAAGCGAATTGCTACCAGCTATCCCAATTTGCTGAACCAATATTTGCGGAATAAAAAAATCTGTGCGGAAAGCCTCGTATTATCAGGCTCCATTGAAGTTGCTCCACGCATGGGTATGGCCGATGCGATTTGTGACCTGGTGTCAAGTGGGCAAACCTTAGAAGAGAACAAGCTCTACGAAGTTGATACCGTACTTTCCAGCCAAGCGGTATTGATCCAAAGTGATGAGAGGCCTTCCTGCATGTTTCAGGAATTGTTTGACATGCTCTCGCGCAGAATTCAATCCGTACAACAGGCACAAGAAAGAAAATACATTGTTTTTCATGCCCCAAAATCAGCGCTCGAAGCGATTGCAGAAAAACTACCTGGCGCTGAGTCACCCACCATTCTGCCTTTACCCGGAACTATGAATAAAGTGGCCGTTCATGTCGTTTCTAGTGAACGCGTATTTTGGAACACTTTAGAAACCATCCAAACCCTCGGAGCCAGTTCTATATTGGTGTTACCTATAGAAAAAATGTTGGAGTAA